One window of Anaerolineales bacterium genomic DNA carries:
- a CDS encoding IS110 family transposase — protein sequence MRHRWIADEIEAAGCLPLLAHAAKAKVMMGNVNKTDKLDAKGLAKLLHLDSLPTVWLPPGEIRDERELHRTRMALSKLRTALKNRIHATLAEYCITSTEHSDIFAGAGKAWLKTTLSRLPPETGRCVAQELEALDGLQHQIAQLEDRIRDRIALTPSIQLLKTLPGIGDILAIVIEREIGCIDRFHTPGQLASYAGVVPTVHASGGKTHFDHMRKPSNQYLKWAFIEAANVVVRHRRHPAWKTKYACQIYDQVSQRKGHAIAVGAVAHHLAEAAFWILTRQQPYRPPAVRQASPKQVQGRAQLVPSEVRELIA from the coding sequence GTGCGGCACAGGTGGATCGCCGACGAGATCGAAGCCGCCGGCTGTTTGCCTCTCCTGGCGCACGCGGCGAAGGCCAAGGTCATGATGGGCAACGTCAACAAGACCGATAAGCTTGACGCCAAGGGCCTGGCTAAGCTCCTCCACCTGGACAGCCTGCCCACCGTCTGGCTCCCGCCCGGGGAGATCCGGGATGAACGTGAGCTCCATCGCACCCGGATGGCACTCTCAAAGCTTAGGACCGCCCTCAAGAACCGCATCCACGCCACCCTGGCTGAGTACTGCATCACCAGCACGGAGCACAGCGACATTTTCGCCGGCGCGGGCAAGGCCTGGCTCAAGACAACCCTTTCTCGGCTCCCCCCGGAAACCGGACGCTGCGTCGCCCAAGAGCTCGAAGCTCTCGACGGCCTCCAGCACCAGATCGCTCAGCTCGAAGACCGCATCCGGGACCGGATTGCCCTCACCCCCTCCATCCAGCTGCTCAAGACCCTTCCCGGAATTGGCGACATCTTAGCGATCGTGATCGAGCGCGAGATCGGCTGCATCGATCGCTTCCACACCCCAGGCCAGCTCGCCAGCTATGCCGGTGTCGTTCCCACCGTCCACGCCAGCGGTGGCAAGACCCACTTCGACCACATGCGCAAGCCCTCCAATCAGTACCTGAAGTGGGCTTTCATCGAGGCCGCTAACGTCGTCGTCCGCCACCGCCGCCACCCCGCGTGGAAGACCAAGTACGCCTGCCAGATCTACGACCAGGTCAGCCAGCGCAAAGGCCACGCCATAGCCGTCGGCGCCGTCGCCCACCACCTCGCGGAGGCTGCCTTCTGGATACTCACAAGACAACAACCCTACCGGCCGCCTGCCGTCCGACAGGCCTCTCCCAAGCAGGTGCAAGGGCGTGCCCAACTTGTACCCTCCGAGGTACGTGAGTTGATTGCCTAG